The Candidatus Eisenbacteria bacterium genome contains the following window.
CCCGGGTTCGGTAGCCTGGCACCGAAACTGACCTGGTACAATGAACGGAGCTGTCGACGCGAAGATGACCTGAGAGGAGGGGGCATGCGCGTTCCCCGTTCGCTGGAGGAGATCGATTGGAACGAGATGTTCCGGCGCGGCATGACCGCTTCGGCTTTCCTCCGGAAGAGCGCCGAGGAGTGGAGTGATCGGGCGGCGTCCATGGCGGACCGGTGGTCCCCCGAGAGCGACTATGTCCGTCTGTTCATCGATCGAATGAGCCTGAACGGCTGCGCCTCCTTGTTGGATGTCGGGTGCGGCACCGGCGATCTCCTCCTGGCCCTCTCGCCGCGTCTCGAACATCTGTACGGCATCGACTTCTCTCCCGGCATGCTCGCGGCGGCCGAGAAGAAGATCGAGGAGCGCGGCGCGACGAACATTCGCCTGCAGCGTCTCTCTTGGACCGATGACTGGAGTCCGCTTCCGATCGTGGACATCGTCGTCGCCTCCCGCTCGTTCTCCGTGGACGACGCGCGGGACGCCCTCTCCCGGATGGATCGCCAGGCCCGGCGCCGGGTTTATCTGACCTGCCGCGCCGGAGGTTCCTATCTTGATGATTCGGTCCTCACCGCGCTCGGCCGGAAAGCGGCGCCTCGTCCCGACTACATCCTTCTCGTGAACATCCTTTATGCGTTGGGGATCCAAGCCTCGGTGGACTTCATCGAGGGAGCGACGGCGGCCGTGGTGTGCGCTTCCTTGGCGGATCTGGTCCGGCGCGTCGAGTGGGGGCTTGGACGTATCGACGAGCGCGAGAAGAACCTCCTCGCGCGCTTCTACGAGGGTCTCCCCCGCACGGAGAAGGGAGCTCTCCTCCCCGGGGGGTCCCAACGGTGGGCTCGGATCGGGTGGGAAAAGTGAAGAAGAACTCGACCCCCTTCGCTTTGAACCCGGACGTGACGGTGCAGAGGCTGACCGCGCTCTGGGCGCTCAACGAGTCCGGTCTCGGCGGCTTCATGCACGCGATGAAGATCCCCTTCACCGGAGTCTTCGTCGGCGGGACGGCGGTTCTGATCATCACGCTGATCGCCTCCTTCGCCGAGCGGAAGGGGCGCGCGATCCTGCGCGCGATGCTCTTCGTCGTCGTGATCAAGGCCGCGGCTTCCCCCCACACACCTCTCCCCGCGTACTTCGCGGTCGCCTTTCAAGGGCTCTTGGGCGCCCTCCTCTTCTCCCTCCTGCCGGGGACGAGGCTCCCCGCGATGCTGCTCGCCGTCACCGCGCTGGCGGAGGGCGCGGCCCAGAAGTTGATCGTCATGACCCTTATCTTTGGAGGCTCGCTTTGGCGGTCCGTGGATCTCGTCGGCCGTCGAATCGCCGACTCCCTCCATCTCCCCGTACCCGACGACTACCGTTTCAGCGTTCTCGTAGTGGGCGTCGTGATCGCCTTTCATGTCGCAGCCGGTGTTTTTGTCGGCGCGGTCGCGGGAGGTTTGCCGGGAAGGCTGCTCAGGGAGTTGGAGCGGCCCGCGAAGGAAGAGACGCCGGCGAAGGAAGAGCCCCGGCCGGAGCGA
Protein-coding sequences here:
- a CDS encoding methyltransferase domain-containing protein, coding for MRVPRSLEEIDWNEMFRRGMTASAFLRKSAEEWSDRAASMADRWSPESDYVRLFIDRMSLNGCASLLDVGCGTGDLLLALSPRLEHLYGIDFSPGMLAAAEKKIEERGATNIRLQRLSWTDDWSPLPIVDIVVASRSFSVDDARDALSRMDRQARRRVYLTCRAGGSYLDDSVLTALGRKAAPRPDYILLVNILYALGIQASVDFIEGATAAVVCASLADLVRRVEWGLGRIDEREKNLLARFYEGLPRTEKGALLPGGSQRWARIGWEK